One segment of Falco rusticolus isolate bFalRus1 chromosome 3, bFalRus1.pri, whole genome shotgun sequence DNA contains the following:
- the ID4 gene encoding DNA-binding protein inhibitor ID-4 isoform X2, with translation MKAVSPVRHPSRKAQPGVAGGGGGHPALRCLAEHSGCKGSPPSGEEPAALCLQCDMNDCYSRLRKLVPTIPPNKRVSKVEILQHVIDYILDLQLALETHPALLRQQQQQPPALHPGSYPAGTPRTPLTALNTDPVRGWLC, from the exons ATGAAAGCCGTGAGTCCTGTCCGACACCCCAGCCGCAAGGCGCAGCCCGGCgtggcgggcggcggcgggggacaCCCGGCCCTGCGGTGCCTGGCCGAGCACAGCGGCTGCAAGGGGAGCCCGCCGTCGGGCGAGGAGCCGGCGGCGCTGTGCCTGCAGTGCGATATGAATGACTGTTACAGCCGGCTGAGGAAGCTGGTGCCCACCATCCCGCCCAACAAGAGGGTCAGCAAAGTGGAGATCCTGCAGCATGTCATCGACTACATCCTCGACCTGCAGCTGGCTCTGGAGACGCACCCGGCGCTGctccggcagcagcagcagcagccgcccgCCCTGCACCCGGGCAGCTACCCCGCGGGCACCCCCAGGACCCCGCTGACAGCCCTCAACACTGACCCGGTAAGAG GCTGGCTCTGTTAA
- the ID4 gene encoding DNA-binding protein inhibitor ID-4 isoform X1 gives MKAVSPVRHPSRKAQPGVAGGGGGHPALRCLAEHSGCKGSPPSGEEPAALCLQCDMNDCYSRLRKLVPTIPPNKRVSKVEILQHVIDYILDLQLALETHPALLRQQQQQPPALHPGSYPAGTPRTPLTALNTDPAGSVNKPGDSILCR, from the exons ATGAAAGCCGTGAGTCCTGTCCGACACCCCAGCCGCAAGGCGCAGCCCGGCgtggcgggcggcggcgggggacaCCCGGCCCTGCGGTGCCTGGCCGAGCACAGCGGCTGCAAGGGGAGCCCGCCGTCGGGCGAGGAGCCGGCGGCGCTGTGCCTGCAGTGCGATATGAATGACTGTTACAGCCGGCTGAGGAAGCTGGTGCCCACCATCCCGCCCAACAAGAGGGTCAGCAAAGTGGAGATCCTGCAGCATGTCATCGACTACATCCTCGACCTGCAGCTGGCTCTGGAGACGCACCCGGCGCTGctccggcagcagcagcagcagccgcccgCCCTGCACCCGGGCAGCTACCCCGCGGGCACCCCCAGGACCCCGCTGACAGCCCTCAACACTGACCCG GCTGGCTCTGTTAACAAGCCGGGGGACAGCATCCTCTGCCGCTGA